A region of Haladaptatus caseinilyticus DNA encodes the following proteins:
- a CDS encoding NTP transferase domain-containing protein: MHAVILAAGCGSRMGDSTADIPKAFLEIHGRTLFDRQRTALRDRVDGLTIVLGYQYENIVDDLTAVEAIVLEQWEEYENAESLRCALERINDDVLVLNGDVVVAPSVLDRLLRRYAALNGRYNVVVCLPGIQNDHTAIQCDETGTVIGYGMIPGYRHAGVGIVSQRYRHEAMDFLAQNQTEWYPHIYHKLPTKGLFISPTSHIEINRPKDLRVAHDRMPSLEY, translated from the coding sequence ATGCACGCGGTAATCTTGGCGGCCGGTTGTGGGAGTCGAATGGGAGACTCGACGGCAGACATTCCAAAGGCATTCCTCGAGATTCACGGTCGGACGCTTTTCGATCGCCAACGAACAGCGCTTCGCGACCGCGTTGACGGACTTACGATCGTACTTGGGTATCAATACGAAAACATTGTCGACGATCTTACCGCAGTCGAAGCTATCGTCTTGGAGCAGTGGGAAGAGTACGAAAACGCCGAATCGCTTCGATGTGCTCTCGAACGCATCAATGACGACGTTCTCGTGCTGAACGGTGACGTCGTGGTCGCACCGTCAGTTCTCGACCGATTACTGCGACGGTATGCGGCGTTGAACGGCCGGTACAACGTCGTGGTCTGTCTGCCGGGTATCCAGAATGACCACACTGCGATTCAATGTGATGAAACAGGGACCGTTATCGGCTACGGAATGATACCCGGATATCGACATGCCGGCGTCGGAATCGTTAGTCAACGGTATCGACATGAAGCGATGGATTTCCTCGCTCAAAATCAAACTGAATGGTATCCGCACATTTACCATAAACTTCCAACGAAGGGACTATTCATTTCCCCTACCAGCCATATAGAAATCAACAGGCCGAAAGACCTCAGAGTAGCCCACGATCGGATGCCTTCCCTCGAATACTGA
- a CDS encoding glycerophosphodiester phosphodiesterase, translated as MELIAHRGCAEQYPENTVYAVEQASARFSTIEIDVRRCRSGEIVVFHDKILERVTDGSGSIARMEWNQLRELEILNSGERIPLLSEALTAIPSGVHVQIELKQTGIAADVLRQIENIGVNARVTSFLPSALTEVREHDPGMARGYLFGEKVGITAGIQTALALDCDSLHPHSRQCIQTEIVDFAHENEFDVIAWGASDEMTVRELHMAGVDAATADRYMPITQEETNPLVAD; from the coding sequence ATGGAACTCATCGCCCATCGAGGGTGCGCAGAACAATATCCAGAGAATACCGTCTACGCGGTTGAGCAAGCATCGGCTCGTTTTTCGACCATCGAGATAGACGTCCGTCGGTGCCGATCGGGAGAAATCGTTGTCTTTCACGACAAAATCCTCGAGCGCGTGACCGACGGAAGTGGCTCGATCGCTAGAATGGAGTGGAACCAACTACGAGAACTCGAAATCCTAAACTCCGGCGAACGAATTCCGCTACTATCCGAAGCGCTTACTGCAATTCCCTCGGGTGTGCATGTTCAGATAGAACTTAAACAGACGGGAATCGCGGCCGATGTGCTACGGCAAATTGAAAACATCGGCGTGAATGCACGTGTCACTTCGTTTCTCCCGAGCGCATTAACCGAAGTTCGGGAACACGACCCGGGAATGGCGCGTGGGTACCTGTTCGGTGAGAAGGTTGGCATCACCGCCGGTATTCAAACCGCACTCGCCCTCGATTGTGACTCGCTCCACCCCCATTCGCGGCAATGTATCCAAACGGAAATCGTCGATTTCGCTCACGAAAACGAATTCGACGTGATCGCGTGGGGGGCCAGCGACGAAATGACTGTTCGTGAGCTTCACATGGCCGGCGTCGACGCCGCCACCGCCGACCGATACATGCCGATTACACAGGAAGAGACCAACCCATTGGTTGCAGACTAA
- a CDS encoding SRPBCC family protein: MILEETTRVTASPEEVYHFFETMDVNYRRWHPDHIQFRWNTGDGLEQGAIAYFEEQIAGKRQKKTVQFTEVVPDRYIEFKPTSRLVGILMPSISFKIDPHESGCDLTQRIKVRTGPVGAWLNRREFDAVRMHMREEGGNLKTILETDEVRPL, from the coding sequence ATGATCTTAGAAGAAACCACCCGAGTGACCGCATCTCCGGAGGAGGTCTATCACTTCTTCGAAACGATGGATGTGAACTATCGACGGTGGCATCCCGATCATATCCAGTTCCGATGGAATACTGGAGATGGGTTAGAACAAGGAGCGATCGCTTACTTCGAGGAACAAATCGCAGGAAAGAGGCAGAAAAAGACGGTCCAGTTCACGGAGGTCGTTCCTGACCGATATATCGAGTTCAAACCCACCTCACGGCTAGTCGGGATACTTATGCCATCGATTAGCTTCAAGATCGATCCCCACGAGAGCGGCTGTGACCTCACTCAACGAATCAAGGTACGAACCGGCCCGGTCGGTGCGTGGCTCAACCGGCGAGAATTCGATGCCGTCCGGATGCATATGAGAGAAGAGGGCGGGAATCTGAAGACCATCCTTGAAACCGACGAAGTGCGTCCTCTCTAA